Proteins co-encoded in one Archangium lipolyticum genomic window:
- a CDS encoding DUF3857 domain-containing protein encodes MRTLTRGLTALLLVAGLLAGCAHTSSPTEVLERAATAARNGGGEARTLALAGFHAWLVTGDPAAAQGRFDEALAKDPADPYGLYGQYLLARRAAQPRRALDAALAVTTRAPRHPLAVPSARYLLDMVGISPALDDVILTGTQTALEAGATGEAAQLLRACRVAVLGIRDDRAAQASALKDMGAADTATLLGPFSPWHMLAFDEPTPPEKDGSLAGPFTGPFGPLVPRTLRAPDSRLDVAGEPSTGDVYLMVVDAEVAEAGAYVVRAVTASSHKVMVDGAPLVERRAFARASSTVTARAIQLAAGRHRILIKLLKDERPANVSFALARVDGRPSAIRYTPATGPAPTSWGSAPRETEAELVYPDAEDLAAALADEAGPLLGDFIAVRDGMGRDPDGAWRLMTRLQKAAQTAAVLSLRAELAAQDRSIPSKVARGRATRDLETALAKDAGDVAALLLRAELTLNDGQAASALETLKTARAAAKTPGWPVELLEARAALALGVDNQVEESLAAALKQQPGLCEAQTLRYGLARRRDAVSRADELVGALAGCPGAIARAAEHARMRGDMARTAELYQEQLTRNPGDVSTGVALANAYVALRRFDEAAATLRALSALWPRNPRPLEKLADTRELAGDAAGALALREQALALDGSNLSLRRTVVRAKTGQELLQAHAIDGRQAIKDYEASPGPEESAAAYVLDAAATQVYADGSQVTRIHSIQKALEQSGVQEIAEVNLPAGAQVLALRTIKADGTVLEPESIEGKETVSLPGVQVGDYVEVEYLLAESSRGPAQPGFKASDFYFQIANMPDHRATYTVVAPKGTGMKVDAHNMKVPPPVVKGDEEIFTYEVRRVPPFIPEPDSPPSSKEYLPFVAVGAGTTGNDRLVAVYSDAFLDRGAINWEVEAFAKEAAGDKKGLEAAKALYAAVMKRFSGRDAGLTQSAAASVAQDRGSRLWMMKAGLEALGIPTRVVVVRTFSADPAEYLFPEESLLPYVALRAEVPGTGPVWLDTATRYAPFGELPETALGERDAYLLPEPGRALEKVKTPALTQQAGKQVKLALELGTDGQLVGKGEEVYSGFQAAQLAEAFEAISGDRRRQALQGAVGRYFGGAELTDLKLERTEEVGAPFTVRYAFKASNFARVDRDRVVLPPITMPSMLGRQYVQLSTRGTPLYLESTDASRVQVTLTMPQGYRLTDPQAQLKVESPFGRLSRTEKQEGRALTIEETLRVERARVPVKKYEDFAHFAGQVDLIQSRDLVLEKK; translated from the coding sequence ATGCGCACGCTCACCCGCGGACTCACCGCGCTCCTGCTCGTCGCCGGCCTCCTGGCCGGCTGTGCCCACACCTCCTCTCCCACCGAGGTCCTCGAAAGAGCCGCCACGGCGGCGCGCAATGGTGGCGGCGAAGCGCGGACGTTGGCGCTCGCCGGCTTCCATGCGTGGCTGGTGACGGGAGACCCGGCCGCGGCCCAGGGCCGCTTCGACGAGGCGCTGGCCAAGGACCCGGCCGACCCCTACGGCCTCTATGGCCAGTACCTGCTCGCGCGCCGCGCCGCGCAGCCCCGCCGCGCGCTCGACGCCGCGCTGGCCGTGACGACCCGCGCGCCACGCCACCCGCTCGCGGTGCCCTCCGCGCGCTACCTGCTGGACATGGTGGGCATCTCTCCCGCGCTGGATGACGTCATCCTCACGGGTACGCAGACGGCGCTCGAGGCCGGTGCCACGGGCGAGGCCGCCCAGTTGTTGCGCGCCTGCCGGGTGGCCGTGCTCGGCATCCGGGACGACCGGGCCGCCCAGGCCAGCGCGCTCAAGGACATGGGCGCGGCGGACACGGCCACGCTGCTGGGGCCCTTCTCGCCCTGGCACATGCTCGCCTTCGACGAGCCCACCCCGCCGGAGAAGGACGGCTCGCTGGCGGGTCCCTTCACCGGCCCCTTCGGCCCGCTCGTGCCGCGCACCCTGCGCGCGCCGGACAGCCGGCTGGACGTGGCGGGCGAGCCGTCCACGGGCGATGTGTACCTGATGGTCGTGGACGCGGAGGTGGCCGAGGCGGGCGCCTACGTGGTCCGCGCCGTCACCGCCTCCTCGCACAAGGTGATGGTGGATGGCGCGCCCCTGGTGGAGCGCCGCGCCTTCGCGCGAGCCAGCTCCACGGTGACCGCGCGCGCCATCCAGCTCGCGGCGGGCCGGCACCGCATCCTCATCAAGCTGCTGAAGGACGAGCGCCCGGCCAACGTCTCCTTCGCCCTGGCCCGAGTGGACGGGCGCCCGTCGGCCATCCGCTACACCCCGGCCACCGGCCCGGCGCCCACCTCGTGGGGCTCGGCGCCCCGGGAGACCGAGGCGGAGCTCGTCTACCCCGACGCGGAGGACCTGGCCGCCGCGCTCGCGGACGAGGCCGGCCCGCTGCTGGGGGACTTCATCGCGGTGCGTGACGGGATGGGGAGGGATCCGGACGGGGCCTGGCGGCTGATGACGCGCCTGCAGAAGGCCGCGCAGACGGCCGCCGTGCTCTCGCTGCGCGCCGAGCTGGCCGCGCAGGACCGCTCCATCCCCTCCAAGGTGGCGCGTGGCCGCGCGACGAGGGACCTGGAGACGGCGCTGGCGAAGGACGCGGGCGACGTGGCCGCGCTGCTGCTGCGAGCCGAGCTGACCCTCAACGATGGGCAGGCGGCCTCGGCGCTGGAGACCCTCAAGACGGCGCGTGCCGCGGCGAAGACGCCCGGCTGGCCGGTGGAGCTGCTGGAGGCGCGCGCGGCGCTGGCGCTGGGAGTGGACAACCAGGTGGAGGAGAGCCTGGCGGCGGCGTTGAAGCAGCAGCCCGGCCTGTGCGAGGCGCAGACGCTGCGCTACGGGCTGGCGCGGCGCCGTGACGCGGTGTCCCGCGCGGACGAGTTGGTGGGTGCGCTGGCGGGCTGCCCGGGAGCGATCGCCCGAGCCGCCGAGCACGCGCGGATGCGGGGAGACATGGCCCGCACCGCCGAGCTGTACCAGGAGCAGCTCACGCGCAACCCGGGAGACGTGAGCACGGGCGTGGCGCTGGCGAACGCGTACGTGGCGCTGCGCCGCTTCGACGAGGCGGCGGCCACGCTGCGGGCGCTCAGTGCGCTCTGGCCGCGCAACCCGAGGCCGCTGGAGAAGCTGGCGGACACGCGCGAGCTGGCGGGCGACGCGGCCGGGGCGCTGGCGCTGCGTGAGCAGGCCCTGGCACTGGACGGGAGCAACCTGTCGCTGCGCCGCACCGTGGTGCGCGCGAAGACGGGACAGGAGCTGTTGCAGGCGCACGCCATCGACGGCCGTCAGGCCATCAAGGACTACGAGGCCAGTCCCGGCCCCGAGGAGAGCGCCGCCGCCTACGTGCTGGACGCGGCGGCCACGCAGGTCTACGCGGACGGCTCGCAGGTCACCCGCATCCACAGCATCCAGAAAGCGCTGGAGCAGAGCGGCGTGCAGGAGATCGCCGAGGTGAACCTGCCCGCGGGCGCGCAGGTGCTGGCGCTGCGGACGATCAAGGCGGACGGGACGGTGCTGGAACCGGAGAGCATCGAGGGCAAGGAAACGGTCAGCCTGCCGGGTGTGCAGGTGGGGGACTACGTGGAGGTGGAGTACCTGCTGGCGGAGTCGTCGCGAGGGCCAGCACAGCCGGGCTTCAAGGCGTCCGACTTCTACTTCCAGATCGCCAACATGCCGGACCACCGGGCCACCTACACGGTGGTGGCGCCCAAGGGGACGGGCATGAAGGTGGACGCGCACAACATGAAGGTGCCGCCGCCGGTGGTGAAGGGGGACGAGGAGATCTTCACCTACGAGGTGAGGAGGGTCCCGCCCTTCATCCCCGAGCCGGACAGCCCGCCATCGAGCAAGGAGTACCTGCCGTTCGTGGCGGTGGGCGCGGGCACCACGGGGAATGACCGGTTGGTGGCGGTGTACTCGGACGCCTTCCTGGACCGGGGAGCGATCAACTGGGAGGTGGAGGCGTTCGCGAAGGAGGCGGCCGGAGACAAGAAGGGGCTGGAGGCGGCGAAGGCGCTGTACGCGGCGGTGATGAAGCGCTTCAGCGGCCGGGACGCGGGGCTGACGCAGTCGGCGGCGGCGTCGGTGGCGCAGGACCGGGGCAGCCGGCTGTGGATGATGAAGGCGGGACTGGAGGCGCTGGGGATTCCGACGCGCGTGGTGGTGGTGCGCACCTTCTCGGCGGATCCAGCGGAGTACCTGTTCCCCGAGGAGTCGCTGCTGCCGTACGTGGCGTTGAGGGCGGAGGTGCCGGGGACGGGGCCGGTGTGGCTGGACACCGCCACACGGTACGCGCCCTTTGGCGAGCTGCCCGAGACGGCGCTGGGCGAGCGGGACGCGTACCTGCTGCCCGAGCCGGGACGCGCGCTGGAGAAGGTGAAGACGCCGGCGCTGACGCAACAGGCCGGCAAGCAGGTGAAGCTGGCGCTGGAGCTGGGGACGGACGGGCAGCTGGTGGGCAAGGGCGAGGAGGTGTACAGCGGCTTCCAGGCGGCGCAACTGGCGGAGGCCTTCGAGGCCATCTCCGGGGACCGGCGGCGACAGGCGCTGCAGGGCGCGGTGGGCCGCTACTTCGGAGGGGCGGAGCTGACGGACCTGAAGCTGGAGCGCACGGAGGAGGTAGGAGCGCCCTTCACGGTGCGCTACGCGTTCAAGGCGTCGAACTTCGCGCGGGTGGACAGGGACAGGGTGGTGCTACCGCCGATCACCATGCCGTCGATGCTGGGGAGGCAGTACGTGCAGCTCAGCACGCGCGGCACGCCGCTGTACCTGGAGAGCACGGATGCGAGCCGGGTGCAGGTGACGCTGACGATGCCGCAGGGCTACCGGCTGACGGACCCACAGGCGCAGCTGAAGGTGGAGAGCCCATTCGGGAGGCTGTCGCGCACGGAGAAGCAGGAAGGCCGTGCGCTCACCATCGAGGAGACGCTGCGGGTGGAGCGGGCGCGGGTGCCGGTGAAGAAGTACGAGGACTTCGCCCACTTCGCGGGCCAGGTGGACCTCATCCAGTCGAGGGACCTGGTCCTGGAGAAGAAGTAG
- a CDS encoding serine/threonine-protein kinase produces MSSLDSTAISRTHAPDLIPGYRLEKLVGSGGMGEVHKAIQLSLNRTVAIKLLSQQLAQDESFVARFQKEAAALATLHHPNIVSIVDKGSTPSTYYLVMEFVDGASLRERMRAPQEDPLETVRTMVQICRAIEYAHGRGVIHRDLKPENILFDDQAGGIPKVTDFGLASFLEDTSTRFALTSTHVAMGTLSYMAPEQKVDAKNADERADIFALGLIFYEMLVGELPAGSFDPPSHRKAGVDPRLDGIIARCIKQSPSDRYASVSELLADLQPLAPQYTTVRPGKLGKMQRLKLAVRRAVRVCLQVVATLLVLTAMGVLTWFYLINQDKRVPMVPGAALTADLGPPSAQQMAGKVDTRGDERSASLGEGSDLPSLLVSGRLLDTKSRALIFPPLEDSQSRVGIAKLDVVGLEGNDARLSARVSAESPESTFVTRLRATLFGPPPEPEAALLLVGSTGRYVALVYNGEGGPLRLDWSLGERRGSMLGFDSPPSPAELWLEVDEEGVLKAFAGSRKNEKRLIAEPLHLGPEWVAEFGDIVPKPSFGCIEGTCRAENFSFQVSRKEVEPEAVAAAPRPAPAPAKVAPAPAKRPATKAAPPSKGKRSK; encoded by the coding sequence TTGTCATCGCTCGACTCGACCGCCATCAGCCGGACGCACGCGCCGGATCTCATCCCCGGCTATCGCCTGGAGAAACTCGTCGGTAGCGGAGGGATGGGAGAGGTCCACAAGGCCATCCAGCTGTCCCTCAACCGCACCGTGGCCATCAAGCTGCTCAGCCAGCAGCTCGCCCAGGACGAGAGCTTCGTCGCCCGCTTCCAGAAGGAGGCCGCGGCGCTCGCCACGCTCCACCACCCCAACATCGTCTCCATCGTCGACAAGGGCAGCACCCCGTCGACGTACTACCTGGTGATGGAGTTCGTGGACGGGGCCTCCCTGCGCGAGCGGATGCGCGCGCCCCAGGAGGATCCGCTTGAGACGGTGCGGACGATGGTGCAGATCTGCCGGGCCATCGAGTACGCGCACGGCCGGGGCGTCATCCACCGCGACCTCAAGCCGGAGAACATCCTCTTCGACGATCAGGCCGGCGGCATCCCCAAGGTGACGGACTTCGGCCTGGCCTCCTTCCTCGAGGACACCAGCACGCGCTTCGCCCTCACCAGCACGCACGTGGCCATGGGGACGCTGTCCTATATGGCGCCCGAGCAGAAGGTGGACGCCAAGAACGCCGACGAGCGCGCGGACATCTTCGCGCTGGGTCTCATCTTCTACGAGATGCTCGTGGGCGAGCTGCCCGCGGGCAGCTTCGATCCGCCCTCGCACCGCAAGGCCGGGGTGGACCCGAGGCTGGACGGCATCATCGCGCGCTGCATCAAGCAGAGCCCGTCGGACCGCTACGCGAGCGTCTCGGAGCTGCTCGCGGACCTGCAGCCGCTGGCGCCCCAGTACACCACCGTGAGGCCGGGGAAGCTCGGCAAGATGCAGCGCCTGAAGCTGGCGGTGCGGCGCGCGGTGCGCGTCTGCCTCCAGGTGGTGGCCACGCTGTTGGTGCTGACGGCGATGGGGGTGCTGACCTGGTTCTATCTGATCAACCAGGACAAGCGTGTGCCCATGGTACCGGGCGCCGCGCTCACCGCGGATCTGGGCCCCCCCTCCGCGCAGCAGATGGCCGGAAAGGTGGACACCCGGGGTGACGAGCGCAGCGCGAGCCTGGGCGAAGGGTCGGACCTGCCCTCGCTCCTGGTGTCCGGCCGGTTGCTCGACACGAAGAGCCGGGCGCTCATCTTCCCACCCCTGGAGGACAGCCAGTCGCGCGTGGGCATCGCGAAGCTCGACGTGGTCGGGCTCGAGGGCAATGACGCCCGCCTCTCCGCCCGGGTGAGCGCGGAGAGCCCGGAGTCCACGTTCGTGACGCGCCTGCGCGCCACGCTCTTCGGCCCGCCTCCGGAGCCGGAGGCCGCGCTGCTGCTGGTGGGCAGCACGGGCCGCTACGTGGCCCTCGTCTACAACGGGGAGGGAGGACCCCTCCGGCTCGACTGGAGCCTGGGCGAGCGCCGGGGCTCCATGCTGGGCTTCGACTCCCCTCCGAGCCCCGCGGAGCTCTGGCTGGAGGTGGATGAAGAGGGCGTCCTGAAGGCCTTCGCGGGCTCCAGGAAGAACGAGAAGCGGTTGATCGCCGAGCCGCTCCACCTCGGGCCCGAGTGGGTGGCGGAGTTCGGAGACATCGTCCCCAAGCCCTCCTTCGGCTGCATCGAGGGCACCTGCCGCGCCGAGAACTTCTCCTTCCAGGTCTCGCGCAAGGAAGTGGAGCCCGAGGCCGTCGCCGCCGCCCCCAGGCCCGCCCCGGCGCCCGCGAAGGTGGCCCCGGCGCCCGCCAAGCGGCCGGCCACGAAGGCGGCCCCACCGTCCAAGGGTAAGCGCTCGAAGTAA
- a CDS encoding RecQ family ATP-dependent DNA helicase, with protein sequence MSTPGERNETDAEQGFQRPRWKEFAAEARSRFGVEEFRPGQREIIEALLEGRDVLGVMPTGAGKSLCFQLPALFLPKATVVVSPLLALMQDQHEKLSEAAVDVVKLDSTLTAREADAVAREVRRGEHEIIYVTPEQLEKPERLEALRKAGVSLFVVDEAHCVSQWGHDFRPAFLTIRDAVRQLGRPPILALTATATPQVREDVLEQLGMKDARVFDTGIRRDNLFLEVARTVNPEAKRARVMKLLQEERGTGIIYTATVKKAEEVFKWLEDAGIEAGRYHGKMKASEREEVQRRFMENGYRLIVATKAFGLGIDKPDIRFVVHWQFPDSLESYYQEAGRAGRDGEPARGVLLYRLEDRRIQVYFLGGKYPRREESQALYSVLRELWAHRRGKPVSLKVLTEASGLPANRVKVLVAQLAGAGIIERGSRGLKQLRDFESPEELGEYLTAYEKRHQSDRERLQQMMRYGQTTGCRWGFISGYFGEPEHAGCQHCDNCRERAEGHFDAASPTRIATPPAPAAAPNGPV encoded by the coding sequence ATGAGCACTCCCGGCGAACGGAACGAGACAGACGCGGAGCAGGGGTTCCAGCGGCCTCGCTGGAAGGAGTTCGCGGCCGAGGCCCGGTCCCGCTTCGGCGTGGAGGAGTTCCGGCCCGGCCAGCGGGAGATCATCGAGGCGCTGCTGGAGGGCAGGGACGTGCTGGGGGTGATGCCCACCGGCGCGGGCAAGTCGCTGTGCTTCCAGCTCCCCGCCCTCTTCCTGCCGAAGGCCACCGTCGTCGTCTCGCCGCTGCTGGCGCTGATGCAGGACCAGCACGAGAAGCTCTCGGAGGCGGCGGTGGACGTGGTGAAGCTGGACTCCACGCTCACCGCGCGCGAGGCGGATGCGGTGGCCCGGGAGGTCCGCCGCGGCGAGCATGAGATCATCTACGTGACGCCCGAGCAGTTGGAGAAGCCGGAGCGGCTGGAGGCACTGCGCAAGGCGGGCGTCTCCCTCTTCGTGGTGGACGAGGCCCACTGCGTCTCCCAGTGGGGGCACGACTTCCGGCCGGCGTTCCTCACGATTCGCGATGCCGTGCGGCAGCTCGGCCGCCCGCCCATCCTCGCGCTGACGGCCACGGCCACCCCCCAGGTGCGCGAGGACGTGCTCGAGCAGCTGGGGATGAAGGACGCCCGGGTCTTCGACACCGGCATCCGGCGCGACAACCTCTTCCTCGAGGTGGCCCGCACGGTGAACCCCGAGGCCAAAAGGGCGCGGGTGATGAAGCTGCTCCAGGAGGAGCGGGGCACCGGCATCATCTACACCGCCACGGTGAAGAAGGCCGAGGAGGTGTTCAAGTGGCTCGAGGACGCCGGCATCGAGGCGGGCCGCTACCACGGGAAGATGAAGGCCTCCGAGCGCGAGGAGGTGCAGCGGCGCTTCATGGAGAACGGCTACCGGCTCATCGTGGCCACCAAGGCGTTCGGCCTGGGCATCGACAAGCCGGACATCCGCTTCGTGGTGCACTGGCAGTTCCCGGACTCGCTGGAGAGCTACTACCAGGAGGCGGGACGCGCGGGCCGGGACGGCGAGCCGGCGCGGGGCGTGCTCCTCTACCGGTTGGAGGACCGGCGCATCCAGGTCTACTTCCTCGGGGGCAAGTACCCCCGGCGCGAGGAGTCCCAGGCGCTCTACTCGGTGCTGCGCGAGCTGTGGGCCCACCGGCGGGGCAAGCCCGTGTCCTTGAAGGTGCTGACGGAGGCCTCGGGCCTGCCGGCCAACCGGGTGAAGGTGCTGGTGGCACAGCTGGCCGGAGCGGGCATCATCGAGCGCGGCTCACGCGGGCTGAAGCAGCTGCGCGACTTCGAGAGCCCCGAGGAGCTGGGCGAGTACCTCACCGCCTACGAGAAGCGCCACCAGAGCGACCGGGAGCGCCTCCAACAGATGATGCGCTACGGACAGACCACCGGGTGCCGCTGGGGCTTCATCAGCGGGTACTTCGGCGAGCCGGAGCACGCCGGGTGTCAGCACTGTGACAACTGCCGTGAACGGGCCGAGGGGCACTTCGACGCAGCCAGCCCCACACGCATCGCCACCCCGCCCGCCCCCGCGGCGGCCCCCAACGGTCCGGTATAG
- a CDS encoding RsbRD N-terminal domain-containing protein, producing MFSVADLMEAHHARLFQRWLEQVRLHHAPGPLSEPELANHIPDFLREVIAALHREEEGEAPKTHRVAPLGWEHGEQRFRTGFDLSAVVREYGSLQDCILDLVEEAGHGLIRVEEVRILEQCFNRALADAVAHFLRMHEREHQLSGSPGP from the coding sequence ATGTTCAGCGTCGCGGATTTGATGGAGGCCCACCACGCGCGGCTCTTCCAGCGTTGGTTGGAGCAGGTCCGGCTGCATCATGCCCCCGGTCCCCTGTCCGAGCCGGAGCTGGCGAATCACATCCCGGACTTCCTGCGGGAGGTGATCGCCGCCCTCCATCGGGAGGAAGAGGGCGAGGCGCCCAAGACGCATCGGGTGGCCCCCCTGGGGTGGGAGCACGGCGAGCAGCGCTTCCGCACGGGGTTCGATCTCTCCGCCGTCGTGCGCGAATACGGTTCCCTGCAGGACTGCATCCTCGACCTCGTGGAAGAGGCGGGGCACGGACTGATTCGCGTGGAGGAGGTCCGGATCCTCGAGCAGTGCTTCAACCGGGCCCTCGCCGATGCGGTCGCCCACTTCCTTCGTATGCACGAGCGCGAGCACCAGCTCAGCGGATCTCCAGGCCCTTGA
- a CDS encoding formylglycine-generating enzyme family protein — MLIDIPGGRFRMGLEPEQESSLRSLGGRRSAFPFHLEKPAHEVTVPPFRIARAPVTNAEFAAFVEAGGYQQDMYWKTLLEEKDLEGARARQGFVDQTGRPGPLTWRDGKPPAGKELHPVHGVSWYEAHAYCAFRSLRLPTEAEWEFAARGTDGRLYPWGNEFDPTRCAHGGRPRPDTVPVEDLAEGRSPFGVLHMSGNVAEWVEDRFQPYPGSAAQDVGTLDRTVRNDFYRGTPETLRATVRTPHRPTDRFPGLGFRCASEVQLKGLEIR; from the coding sequence GTGCTGATCGACATTCCGGGAGGCCGTTTCCGCATGGGCCTCGAGCCGGAGCAGGAGTCCTCGCTCCGCTCGCTTGGAGGGAGGCGCAGCGCCTTCCCCTTCCACCTGGAGAAGCCCGCCCACGAGGTGACGGTCCCCCCGTTCCGCATCGCCCGCGCCCCCGTGACGAACGCGGAGTTCGCCGCCTTCGTCGAGGCCGGCGGGTACCAGCAGGACATGTATTGGAAGACGCTGCTGGAGGAGAAGGATCTGGAGGGTGCCCGCGCGCGCCAGGGCTTCGTGGACCAGACGGGCCGGCCCGGGCCGCTCACCTGGAGGGACGGGAAGCCGCCCGCGGGCAAGGAGCTGCACCCGGTGCACGGCGTGAGCTGGTACGAGGCCCATGCGTACTGCGCCTTCAGGAGCCTGCGGCTGCCCACCGAGGCGGAGTGGGAGTTCGCCGCGCGAGGCACGGACGGACGGCTCTACCCGTGGGGCAACGAGTTCGACCCGACCCGGTGCGCCCATGGTGGCCGCCCGCGCCCGGACACCGTGCCGGTGGAAGACCTGGCCGAGGGCCGCAGCCCCTTTGGCGTGCTGCACATGTCCGGCAACGTGGCCGAGTGGGTGGAGGACCGCTTCCAGCCCTACCCGGGCTCGGCGGCGCAGGACGTGGGGACACTCGACCGGACGGTGCGCAACGACTTCTACCGGGGCACTCCGGAGACGCTGCGCGCCACCGTGCGCACGCCGCACAGGCCCACGGACCGCTTCCCGGGGCTGGGCTTCCGCTGCGCCAGCGAGGTCCAGCTCAAGGGCCTGGAGATCCGCTGA
- a CDS encoding PAS domain-containing sensor histidine kinase: MPKASRKSPHGRRGKDSGEERTRLLRRIAELEEREAHARHIIQAVGVSIWEEDFSRVLEALRSQGIRDVRAHCAAHPDFIHQALERVRVVSVNDATLRMFRASSQEELFGSLHRVFLPETLSVFTEELAALLEGRPFLQAESVVRTLDGQRLEVLFSFAWDAVAGRADRVLVTLMDLGERKAAERALQESEARFRNMADHAPVMMWVTDTQGMCTYLNRQWYDFTGQTEEMGLGFGWLNAVHPEDAGPAQAIFLDAHARREPFRLDYRLRRADGEYRWAIDAAAPRFGPGGEFLGYIGSVIDITERRRREELLSFLAETGTTLASSLDYTTTLSTLARLAVPTLADWCMVDVVEEDGSVRRVEVSVADASDAPLAEQARGFPARPDGNPHHPPTTALLEGRSVLLPEMPPESLPSHAHGEAHARMMAAVRPVSLMAVPLVARGRTLGVLTFIFTVRSGRRYGAVELATAEDLARRAALSLDNARLYRDAQRAVRLRDEFLSVASHELKTPLTPLALKLQLLVREVRAQRDSPIFQRMLGHLEVSLRQVRKLAELVEGLLDVTRISSGQLRIEAEVVDLAALVREVVSRFQSQAERAGCSVTLEVDGSVVGQWDRLRLEQVVSNLLSNAIKYGAGRPVSLRVQTAGTQARLVVRDHGIGIEPHMLPRIFHKFERGVSERHYGGLGLGLFVTQQILQALEGTISAESTPGQGATFTVELPLPRTPGAP; this comes from the coding sequence ATGCCGAAAGCGTCCAGGAAGAGCCCCCACGGGAGGCGAGGCAAGGACTCCGGGGAGGAGCGGACCCGGCTGCTGCGCCGCATCGCGGAGCTCGAGGAGCGCGAGGCGCACGCCCGCCACATCATCCAGGCGGTGGGGGTCTCCATCTGGGAGGAGGACTTCTCGCGGGTGCTGGAGGCGCTACGGAGCCAGGGCATCCGGGACGTGCGCGCGCACTGCGCCGCGCATCCGGACTTCATCCACCAGGCGTTGGAGCGGGTCCGGGTGGTGAGCGTCAACGACGCCACGCTGCGGATGTTCCGTGCCTCCAGTCAGGAGGAGCTGTTCGGCTCGCTGCACCGTGTCTTCCTGCCGGAGACCCTGTCGGTGTTCACCGAAGAGCTGGCCGCGCTGCTCGAGGGCCGCCCCTTCTTGCAGGCCGAATCCGTCGTGCGGACGCTGGATGGTCAGCGCCTCGAGGTGCTCTTCAGCTTCGCCTGGGACGCGGTTGCGGGGCGGGCGGACCGGGTGCTGGTGACGCTCATGGATCTGGGCGAGCGCAAGGCCGCCGAGCGGGCCCTCCAGGAGAGCGAGGCGCGCTTCCGCAACATGGCGGACCACGCGCCGGTGATGATGTGGGTGACGGATACGCAGGGCATGTGCACCTACCTCAACCGGCAATGGTACGACTTCACCGGTCAGACGGAGGAGATGGGGCTGGGCTTCGGGTGGTTGAACGCCGTCCACCCCGAGGACGCCGGGCCCGCGCAGGCCATCTTCCTCGACGCCCATGCACGGCGCGAGCCCTTCCGGCTGGACTACCGGCTGCGTCGAGCGGACGGCGAGTACCGTTGGGCCATCGACGCGGCGGCTCCCCGCTTCGGGCCGGGCGGGGAGTTCCTCGGCTACATCGGCTCGGTCATCGACATCACCGAGCGGCGCCGGCGCGAGGAGCTGTTGAGCTTCCTGGCGGAGACGGGCACGACGCTGGCCTCCTCCCTGGACTACACGACGACGCTCTCCACCCTGGCGCGGCTCGCCGTCCCCACGCTGGCCGACTGGTGCATGGTGGACGTGGTGGAGGAGGACGGCTCGGTGCGCCGGGTGGAGGTGTCGGTGGCGGATGCCTCCGATGCCCCCCTGGCCGAGCAGGCCCGTGGCTTCCCGGCCCGGCCGGATGGTAACCCCCACCACCCCCCGACGACGGCGCTGCTCGAGGGGCGGTCGGTGTTGCTGCCGGAAATGCCCCCCGAGAGTCTCCCCTCGCATGCGCACGGCGAGGCGCATGCCCGGATGATGGCCGCCGTCCGCCCCGTGTCCCTGATGGCCGTCCCCCTGGTGGCCCGTGGGCGCACCCTGGGCGTCCTCACCTTCATCTTCACCGTGCGCTCCGGGCGGCGCTACGGCGCGGTGGAGCTCGCGACCGCGGAGGATCTCGCCCGGCGTGCCGCGCTCTCGCTGGACAACGCACGGCTCTACCGGGATGCACAGCGCGCGGTGCGGCTGCGCGACGAGTTCCTCTCCGTCGCCAGCCACGAGCTGAAGACGCCCCTCACGCCCCTGGCGCTCAAGCTGCAACTGCTCGTGCGCGAGGTCAGGGCGCAGCGCGACTCACCCATCTTCCAGCGCATGCTCGGGCACCTGGAGGTGAGCCTCCGTCAGGTGCGCAAGCTGGCGGAGTTGGTGGAGGGCCTGCTGGATGTGACGCGCATCAGCTCGGGCCAGCTTCGCATCGAGGCAGAGGTGGTGGACCTGGCCGCGCTGGTGCGCGAGGTCGTCTCCCGCTTCCAGTCACAGGCGGAGCGCGCGGGCTGCTCCGTCACATTGGAGGTGGATGGGTCGGTGGTGGGCCAGTGGGATCGGCTGCGGCTGGAGCAGGTGGTCTCCAACCTGCTCTCCAACGCCATCAAATATGGAGCGGGCCGCCCCGTGTCCCTCCGCGTCCAGACCGCTGGGACCCAGGCCCGCCTGGTGGTGCGGGACCACGGCATCGGCATCGAGCCGCACATGCTGCCCCGCATCTTCCACAAGTTCGAGCGGGGCGTGTCGGAGCGGCACTATGGCGGGCTGGGGCTGGGGCTCTTCGTGACGCAGCAGATCCTCCAGGCCCTGGAGGGGACGATCTCCGCCGAGAGCACTCCCGGCCAGGGCGCGACCTTCACCGTGGAACTGCCCCTGCCGCGGACGCCCGGCGCGCCCTGA